TGGTGGCTTTTTTAGTGATTTTTCCAGTGCCCCCCGTATTGCAAAAAGTCCCATTGGCGATCAGGCGCCAGATGTAGATTTATTCGGTATGTCTGTTTCTATTGGTTATTTTGGGCAACATACACTTTCACGCTTAGGTGTAATGTATAGTTTAGGTACTGGGTATGATGTTATACCTGAAAGTGATATTGATAGACTTACTGAGGGGCAACAAGCATTTAGACGGGTGGCATATTTTCAATCGTTTTTCTACGTGTTTCTTTCAAGTACTTTTCGATACTAATGCTTATAGCAATTTCCTCTTGAATTGATTTACTGCGACACGACATACCTGCCTGCAAATGGCGGCCTCGTCATTTCGCTGCTCGAAATATGTCCAATATTACTGCGCTGCTCACTCCTCGGGCGCCATTTTCGGCGACGGTCTGCCGTGTCTCGCTACAATCACTTCAAGAGGCAACTGCTATTAACTATTTTGCATTTATATGTGGAGAATGTTTAAAAAAATTTTGGATCATGATTAGCAAAACGAGAACGCAGCAATAATATGAATGCTGCAACGCTTATGTACATCAATATGCCAAGCCACCCAGCAAGCTGAGTTACAAATAATGCAGCTTGATCCTGCCAAAAAGCGTCGTATTCACCAATAAATATTAAGCGTTTATTAAAAATTATCGAGCCTATGAGAATGATTAGGCCAGCAATAATCGTACTTAGATAAGCTAGCCAAGTTTTTCCCAGCAAGACACCTTTGCGAGTTATGAAAAAGCCAGCAATGGCACCGAGATAATTTAATAGCACTGCTAAAAAGGATATAAAACCAAACCAATGTTCAAGTTGGGGAAATATCTGCGGATCAAAAAGATATAACATCGACCATTGTGGATAAAAACGAAATAAATAAGTCGCCAGCGGAGTAAAAAACAATGATTCAAAGAGTATTAGAGCTAATAGTGGCCAACTGATAAATTCTCTATGCAGGGCGGGTGAGCGTTGCAGCGATAAAACGATCAAACCACCGAGGCCAATATTTACTGCAAAATTTAACAAAATAGGCATAAGTGCTTAACCAATCTTGAACATAAGCCAGATGAGATTATACTATCATCCGGTGTCATCTATTAACTTTCATACTAAAGAGATTTCGGTCAAGATTGTTTACTATGGTCCGGGTCTATGCGGAAAGACAACGTCTCTGCATACGATCTACAATTCACTTCCAGAAGATCGGCGTCCACAGCTTGTCTCACTAGCAACCGAGGTTGACCGAACCATATTTTTTGATTTTCTTCCGGTAACTGCTTACCGCATTCGTGATTTTATTGTGCGATTGCAGCTTTATACCGTACCAGGTCAAGTTTTTTATAATGCCACACGTAAGTTGGTATTGAACGGAGTTGATGGCATTCTTTTCGTGCTCGATTCCCAAACTGGCATGAAAGACTCAAACCTTGAGAGTATGCAAAACCTTGAGGATAATTTGGCCGAATTGGGTCTTGAAACAAGTCGTGTACCTATGGTGCTGCAATATAATAAACGCGATCTTTCAGACATTTTTACCATCGAAGAAATGGAGAGTCTGTATAATCGCAATGGTCTACCAGCTTTTTCTTCGATTGCTACCAGAGGAGACGGACTTCTTGAGGCATTAAAATCTATTAGCCAAATGGTAGTAAATGATTTAGTTCACAAGGGGCTCGGCAGACAATTAACGCAGCCTGCTTCAGATACCCCAACTTCAACAGCAACAAGTGTAAATACAGATACTACAACTATAGGGGCTGCGCCGCGTAGCGTTGAAGAGGCGGTAAGTCGCGCTGCAGTACCGACAGAACATCGTAGTAGCATTGGCCTTTGGCCTGTTGGTGATATCGAGCCACTTGGGGCACAAATTGAGGCGGCGTTAAGAACTGCCAATTGGCAAAATGTTATTTTGGCAATTGAGCAATTAGTACAGCTTCAAGCTCGTAAGTGGGCTGCTTCAGAAGGGCTAAATAAAGAAGACCCTTTCACTCATTTTTTGCTAATGCGAGGTATTGCACCGGCTCGTTATCGCGCCCTATGGGAAGCTAGCAAAGCCTTAAGGGCGGGGCAGACTGTGGGGCGAGCAGAGGCAATGAGCGCTTTAGTTTTAGCGTTAGAGACTCTTTGGTAAAACAGTGCAAATAAGGCAGTTAACTTTTGTTCATATCTTCAGCGAGGTAACTTAAGATAACTTCGTCGAGAGATTTTTCGCTAATCAAATCTTCTCCGAAAATTGAATCAACAGCACTTTCATTTTTTGATTCAAAAGCGCGCGCGAGTGTTTCAGCTTCAATAACAGTTTCATTTTGCGGTGCTGGAGGCGGTGGTGCATATCTAGTAATGTTAGATTGGCTAGTTTTATATCCAGGTGGAGCTGGTGGTGGAGGTAGACCACGCGTGATTGGAGTGGTTACTGGCATGCCACCTTCACTTGGTTTGGTTGATGGTTGTAAAGGTAAATTAGCCGCAGTAATTGGTGTAACAGGCGGTAATTTAGTTGGAGATATTTCAGGTATAGGTACCTGAGGACCTTTTTGGTTTGTATCTTTGTTAGATATTGATGGTCCAATCAGTGAACTGCGATGTTGCGCCCCAGCTTCTACATTTAAAGGCGCTGGACCATTAAGCCTTGCAGCATTGACAGAGCGTTCAGCAATTTTATAGTCAAACCGGCCATTAATAAGGTCACGTAACATAGACTTATGCTGATCTTGCATAAGCTCAACTAGCATTTCTTTTAAACGCTCACTTTGGGCAATGTCGGCATACGAAGTTTTACGTGTATCGATAATATTACCACCGACAAATAAGTGGGTAATTATATGTGGATTATCAACACCTGAATCTTCAGTTTGAACGTGAAAAATCGTCTCTTGGTATTTTATGTTGTGATTATAGCCAGGGATCATGGCGCAAATATCATTAAAGTGAGATGGGGTGAGCGAGGGGATTTGAACCCCCGACCGTTGGAGCCACAGTCCAATGCTCTGCCTACTGAGCTACGCTCACCACGCAAATAACAATCGAGGCCGCTATTAAAACTTTGCTGACATGCTGTCAACGTTTGGCGGCACATTTATCATGCCTTTCTAAGAAATCAAAACTGAGCTAACCCAGCATCACCGCCGCGACAACGCATGCATAGACGATTACCAGGACCAGTCGATAAAAATACACGATCACAAGAAAGACAAGTGCGAGCACCAAGACTTGAAGGCATTGGCCGACGTACAGGTCTTTCGCCAGCAAGATCAGCAGCAACACCTTTAACCTGTCGAAGAAGAGCTTCGCTTAATCCTAATTCTGCAGCTCGTCGTAGTACTGCACTTGGTGCTAAACCCTCTTTCTGCATTTCATCTAGCAATGCTTTACGATCATTGAGCATGCCTTCGATAATGCGACGGTCAAGAACCGGATCATCTTTAAACATCGATTTTTCATTACCTACTGGAGGTAATTCGCAATTTTCAAATTCATGAGAATCTGTTTTTGCTTCACTAAGTGCTAAGTCTTTCGTCATTTTTTCTTTTTGCCGTTTTGTTGCTGTTAATGAAGAAGTGTTAGTGGTTTTTTATGGAGCCTGCTGTTTAACCATTTCTTTATAATAAGTACCAATATGATGGGGAAAATTCCCACCAACTGGACTCCTGAATTTAGCAGAATTATCACGAAGTTGGCAATCAATATCTGCTATAAAGCCTAAGCTGTTTATGCTTTACGGATCGAAGGTAGGATTAATAAAGTGGTGATTTTTTTTGTCGGCGTCTGCTTTTAGTCTTGTGACGTTTTTCCCATTCGTCAAAACGCTTTGCCAGCCAAATAGCTCCACTAACACCAGCAATAAATCCTACTATTCCAAACGAAAAGTCAAACGAACCTGGATCATTGCCACCACTTAATAATTTACCTACTAAAACAACAATAACAGTAATTGATATAATTGACAGTGTTACCCATTTAAACCATGGTGGCAGGGTAATATTGTAACTTTTAGTGGAACTAATTCGTTTGGCTGAAGCTTGCATCAATAGCCAGCGACCAAGCACTATGCCGATAGCAACGGCACCTCCAGCAGCAAGAAACCAACCTGCACCATAGTTGCTACCTTGTTGATAGTATGAACTGGCTGGAACATACAGAATTGCACCTGCACCGCCTAAAACAACAATTAGGGTCAACCAACGCTGCAGGGCTGATGGTGGTTTCTGCTCTTTATTTTGTAGTTTTGCCGCTCTTGCAGCATAGCGTTCAGCCGCAGCAAGACCCCAAAGCCACAGCCATCTACCAAGTAATATGCCTACGAATATTCCAATTCCGGCAAGTATGAAACTAATAGTGCTATTTTCGCCTAATAAGCGAAACCAATCAGTATTAGGTATCCATAAAATTACCCCCATGGCGCTTGCTAAAATTATTAAACCAACCCATCGCCAAGCTTCAGAAGGGTGCTCATCGATATCAATATCTGAAAGATCGAGTGCACTCAGGTCAATACCTTTAAGTTCTTCAATCTCTTGCTCTTGCTCAGAGTGCTGCACATTGACCTCGTTAAGTTATATATCTTTTATAGTAGCTCGATAACTATCCTATTGTCAGTAGACAACCGTGTTTATGATAATTAGAAACGAAAAAAAATTATGAAGTCTCCTTACGTTATTGCGATCACCGGGCCAACTGCTTCAGGAAAAAGTGCGGTTGCGCTCTCTGTTTCGCAAAAATATTGTGGGGAAATAATAAATTGTGATTCAGTGCAGGTCTACCGTGATTTTAATATTGGTTGTGCAAAACCAACTCCAGATGAACTTTCGCTTGTGAAACATCATCTCCTCGATGTTGTTAATTGGAATGAATCTTTTGACGCACAACATTATCGCAATTTAGCAATAAAAGCTATTGCTGATATTAATGCACGCCAAGGTCTTGCGATTATTTGTGGAGGTACAGGCTTATATCTACGTGCTTTACGTTGGGGATTATTAGCGGCACCACCAGCACAGGAAGAATTGCGAGCGTCACTTTACCAACAAGAAGAGCAAAATCCAGGTGAAATCTATAAGCGTTTGCAGTCTTGCGATCCCAAAAGTGCTAAGCAAATAGGCCCAAAGAATATTGTGCATTTGCTGCGCGCTCTTGAAATAACCCTTCTTGCAGGTGAACCTGCTAGTCAACTTCGCGCACAACATGGCTTTGCCCGTGAAGAGGTACCAATGATGGTAATTGCCCTTACTTGGCCATTACCAATGCTGCGCACTCGCATTAAAGACCGCGTTGAGGTTATGCTTAATGCAGGTTTAATTACCGAAGTTGAAGGATTGTTAAATAAAGGAGTTTCAGTTAATTCGAGGCCGATGCGTTCTGTTGGTTATAAAGAAGTAAGTGAAACTTTGCTTGGTTTAGCTCCTTTAAAAGGGTTATCTGAGCGAATAGTTAAAGCAACATATACATATGCTCGTCGGCAGCTTACTTGGTTGCGTAAAGAGCGTGAGGTTAAATGGATCGAGGTTCAAAGCCTTGACCAAGCCAACTCTGTTGTTATGGCGTTACTTTCTTCTTATAAGTCGTGATAAGCAAAAGAGTGACAATGAATATAAAAGAACAAAGCACTAATACAAACGAAGTCAGTGTTGCTCTTGGCGAACTTCGCAAAAGCATTGACGAAATCGATGATCGTCTAGTTGAATTATTAAAGCAGCGAGCAGCATTAGCCTTAGAAATAGCCGCTGCAAAAGCACAGGCTGGTAAACCTACTTATATACCTGAGCGCGAACTTGAAGTTTTAGAACGAGTTACTGCTGGTGATATTGGGCCGATGCCAGAAGAATCACTACGCATTATTTTTCGCGAGATCATGAGTGCTTCACGGGCGTTGCAAAGATCAGTTGGTGACAAAACGGAAGTCAACATGCTGCCATTAGTGAATGATGCCTTCTTAACATTAAAGCCTTATATTCCAGGCAAACCAGTATCAGAGACTAAGCGGGAGCTTGGCCTTACTGATGTAATCAAGCTGGCTTCTAATGAAAATCCCTATGGACCTTCACCTAAAGCTATTAGCGCGGCTACTTTGGCTTTAGAACAAGTCAATGACTATCCTGATGGCGGAGCATTTTACCTTCGGCAGGCTTTGGCTAAGCACTGGGGGTTAGACGCAAAAAATTTTGTTGTTGGCAATGGCACCAATGAAATTATTGAAATGGTAGTGCACACCTTTTTACGTCACGATGAAAATTTGCTCTATACCAATCCTTCTTTTGTTATTTATAAACTTGCAGCTCAAGCGATCGGTTGTGCAGTCAAAGAGGTGCCTGCTACTGCTGATTTGCGCCATGACTTAAAAGCTTTAGCACGTGCGGTTGAAAAAAAAACTAAATTAGTTTTTCTTGATAATCCCAACAACCCAACTGGTGGTTATAACAATCGTGCAGAGCTTGAGGCATTTTTTAACGATATTCCTGATGATGTTGTAGTTGTTTTAGATGAAGCATATTTTGAATATGCTACTGCAAAAGATTATCCCAGCGGCTTTGATTATTTAAACAAACGTCAACGTCTGTTAGTGATGCGTACATTTTCTAAATGTTATGGCTTAGCTGGGATGCGGGTTGGATATGCAGTGGGTAATTTTGAATTGATAGAATATATTAATCGAGGTCGTCAGCCATTCAATGTAAATAGCGTAGCACAAGCGGCGGCGATCGCTGCAATAGAAGATCACGAACATGTTGAAAAATCGGTACAACAAAATCACCAAGAGATGGTGAGAATGCTACCGTTGCTGCGTTCAATGGGATTAAAAGTATATGATAGCCAAGCAAATTTTTTACTAGTTGATTTTCATCGTGATGGTGAGCAGTTATTTACTCAGATGTTGCATGAAGGAATAATCGTGCGGCCAATGGGGCCTTATGGTTTGCCTACATCATTGCGAATAACTATCGGCACACGGTCACAAAATGATCGCATGATAGCGGTACTCACTCGTATTTTAGAAAAGTAACATGGAACTTAGAATTGAAGGCGGCAAGCCGCTGATTGGTAATTTTGAAGTACCACCAGATAAGTCGATTACGCATCGAGCACTAATGTTAGCATCTTTGTGCGAAGGTCAAAGTGTAATCGAGGCTAAAGGTATTGGTGAAGATAATCAATCTACTAAAAAAGTCCTCACCGATCTCGGTGTTGCAATACAAGAGGATAATGGCAGTATCATTGTCACTAGCCAGGGTGCAAAGCATTTTATTACACCCAATCAGCCATTAGATTGCGGTAATAGCGGCACCACCATGCGTCTATTGTCAGGCATATTAGCCGGTGCTGGCATAAATGCTGAACTATGTGGTGATGCCTCCTTATCAGGGCGTCCTATGGGCCGGGTATGTGAGCCGTTACGTAAACTTGGGGCGAATATTCGTGGTACCATCACTAATGGTCGTGAACTACCACCCTTGCGTATTGATGCAACAAAAGCTTTTAAAGGTGGTGCAATAGAGGTCAACGTCGCTAGTGCCCAAGTAAAAAGCGCTATTATTTTAGCTGGGGTAACTTCAGGTCGTAGCGTTTCAGTGCGACAGCCTGCAGTGTCGCGAAATCATACTGAAACCATGCTTAAGGCTTTAGGGGCGCCCATTAGAAGCTATCAGGAAACATTAGGTTCAGTAGTTGTAGAATTAGGTGATGGTACCAAACTGTTGCCTACGCATTTTAAAATTCCAGGTGATTTTTCGTCAGCAGCATTTTTTCTTGCGGCTGGAGTATTAGTTGCTGATAGCCGCATCACTATTACTAATGTTGGTATGAATGTAACTCGTAATGCATTTCTTGATGTCATGCTTGGCGTTGGTGCACGTATTGATGTTGCTGATTTAAATGAACACAATGGAGAATCGGTAGCCACCTTAAGAGTACAGCCAAGCTTTTTATGCACTCCCAATAGTGAATCAGAATCATATATTGTCGGTGGTGGCAAAATACCACTGTTAATTGATGAGTTGGTAATTCTTGCAGCCTTGGCGTCGCAAGTACGTGGTACAACTAAAGTGCAAGATGCTCATGAATTACGGGTTAAAGAATCTGATAGAATTAGCGAGACCTTACGTTTGCTATCGTCTTTTGGTGTGCAAGCAATAGAACAACCAGATGGTTTTATTATAAAAGGCCCACAGCAATTAAAAGCTGCTCGAGTTGATGTAAGTTCAGATCATCGCATTGCTTTAACTGCAGCAGTACTAGCTTTAGCTGCCCCAGGTGAAAGTATACTCAGCGGTTTTGAAGTTGCTGCCGTATCTTATCCCGGCTTTATTGATGTATTGCAAAAGCTTGGGGCAAAAGTGCGTGTAGCATAATTTACACTTTTCGTATGATAATTATGATCTGGTAGGATGGAGAAACCATGCCAGGCAAATACGGTTTGTCAATGGTTGTAGTTGTTCTGGGTGTGAACTTCGGTTGTGTTACAACGTCGATTACGACGAACAAGCCCCAAGAGAAAGTTTCATCTCCCGTGGTCACCGATTGTGACGGGATGACCGTGACCCAACTCGAGGAATGCATACACGATTGCGTTCGATCACAGTATGACCATCCCGAAGAGACTCCCTACGATTGTCGGCTAATGTGTTGTACCGGCGAGATGAGGTAGGAATAGAATTGCTTCGCTTTAGTAGACAAGTTTGTCATGCTGCAACTGGTTATTACGGCTTCGGTGCAGTCAGTAACTTATAAATACTATCAACCTGTTTTGCTGTACGAGCTTGCAACAATAAGTCGCGTTTTCGTTCAGGGATGATAGGGGGCTGTTTGCGTTTTTTACGTCGGTATTTCTTTTCTAATTCTTTTTCTGCACGAACAGTATCTTTTTGTAGCTTGGCATATAGTTGCGCTAAGCCAGTTACACGTTCGAAAATCGTACGATCACGGGTAATCGTATCATCAATATACGCTCTTCTTTTTTTAAATTCTGCAAGTGAAGTTTTTGCCGTGTACTGAGGTTGTTCTTTGGGTGATGTAAGTGGAATGATAGTCGCAGTATTAGTTACTTCAGCGAGCTTCTCTTGTGCTTGTTTTAAACTAGCTGAGGCAGCATTTAATTCTGCTTTGACTTTTTCAGTTGCAAGAGTCTGTGGGTTAGCTAACTCTGAAGTTAACATTGAATAAGCAATAAAGCCGACAAAAGCTATGCCACTAAGCACTAATAGCACATCGAAAGCGCCATTCATCGCTAAGCGATCGCGCCAAGCGTGCCAAACCCGCAATAGAGTAATAAAAGCAAAAAAAGAAAAAATAAATGGCAGATAGGCAGCAAATTTAAAAGGCATTAAACTCAATAAACTTCCGAACAAATAAGCAAAAGCAAGTACTGTTATTGCTGCACTATGAGCTATAAAAACATTTGAACGTAGCCGTGCGTCGCTAGCGCCGCCAAATATTCGTATGATTAATCCGATAAATGGATGCCAAATAACTGCAATAAGCAAAGCGGTGATACCGCCAATAAGTATGGCAAGAGTTAGTGCACCAACAATATTAATAAGTATAGCGCCGGTGAAATGGTTGGCCGCAAAAGAACCAAGAGTGTAACTAGCTGATATTGCCATGGTTGGTGGCAATGCCCAAATGATTAATTCTGTGGGGCTTAATGCACTAACAGGCGGATCGACTACTCCAGCTTTTAAGGTTGAAAAAGGGCGAAATATTAAGGCCATACTTATACTAAAATACCTACTAATTGCTGTTATTAGTGTTTCAAAAAGAGATGGACCAGAGTCATAGTCGTGTCTATTTTCAGTTTGTGATGGTCGTGAGTTTGTCTCTGGTTGTCGTGCTTTTGGCGGAACAATTCTGGTGTCTTGATTATCTGAACTCATAAATTAAGTCCTTGTACACCGTTAGTTTTTTTACACCGCGTTTAAGCTTTTAGGGATGCCCCTAAATTGATTATGGCCGATCTTAGAAATAATAGCACTGTATTGACAAAAGTACTTAAAATGCGCGTAGGGACACCCCCAAATAGCTTTCTTAAAATAGCTTGACGCCCACAACTGATAATGCAAACAGCGTTAGGTAATGGATGAATCAAGTAAAAGTGTAATTATTGCTATCGATGGTCCGGCTGGGGCAGGTAAAAGTACGGTTGCCAAAGCCGTGGCTACCCAGTTGGGATATCGGCTTGTAGATACTGGGGCAATTTATCGCGCTGTGGCATTATCAGCCACTAGACAAGGCATAGCTTTTAAAGATGAAAGTGGCCTTGCGCGCATTGTTAGCAATTTGAATATAACTTTTCATATGACCCAAAGCGTCAATCACGTAATTCTTGATGGTGAAGATATTAGTGAATTAATTCGGACTGCTGAGATTTCTCAAGGTGCATCAATTGTATCAGCACACCCTAAAGTACGCACCGGATTGCTTGAACTTCAGCGTCGTTTGGCAGGTGAGGGTGGTGCCGTACTAGAGGGTCGTGATATTGGCACGGTGGTTTGTCCAAATGCACAAGTGAAGATTTTTTTAGATGCTAGTGCCGATGAGCGAGCCCGTCGACGTCAACAAGATCTTAAACAGGCAGGTGTAACAGTAAGCAAAGATAAGGTTTTGGCTGAAATAAAAGAACGTGATGATCGTGATACAAAGCGTGCTACAGCACCATTAATTGCTGCTAAAGATGCTATTGTACTTGATTCCACGAAATTATCTATTGCTGAGGTTGTGCAACAAATTGTTCTAAAAGTAAAATCTGCGCTACCATAAACAATATTTGTTAATGGTACGTTTATAGGCATATATTTATGAATTTGCTTAAATTTGCAGTGATAATGCTAGAACTGTTGCTTGAGGCCTTCTAGGTGAGCATGATACAACGAGTTTAAGTAAGACACATGGAAGATCCAAAAGATACAGCTCGAAATGAACGCCCTGAAGAACTTCTCGCCGCACGACGAGAATTTTTGCAAATTTTCAAACGTGGGGCGGAATTTACCGAAGAATTGCTTAAAGAAAATGAAAGATTACGTTTTCGTGTTGCTGAATTAGAATTACGTCTAAATCCACCTAGTCGTGATGACGATCTTGTGCGTGAACTACTTGAAAAGGTGCAGCGTCTTGAAAGCGAAAGGCAAGAGGCCTTGTTACGCTTTCAAGAAGTTGAGGCTGAAAATAAAGATTTTGCCAGTCGTTATGTCGAAATTGAAAACGAAAATAACAATCTTTTAAATATTTATGTTGCAAGTTATCAATTACATTCAACTCTTGATTTTCAAGAGGTTGTGCAAATTATTGTTGAAATTGTATTAAATTTCGTTGGTGCCGAAAAATTCTGTATTGGCCTAATTGACGAAAAAACCAATGAATTGCGTTCATTAGTCGCCGAAGGTATTCAACGGGAGCAGTTTAATGCTTTATCGACTTCAGAAGGAATTGTTGGCAAAGTAGTTACAAGCGGTGAACCTCATTTTGTGAGCGATGTGGAGAGTGATTTAGAAAAAATTGACATTGGTAATCCGAAGGTTTGTATACCTTTAAAGATCAAAGATCGCGTACTGGGTGTTATTTTAATTTACGCTTTTTTATCGCAGAAAAAGCGCTTAGCGCATGTTGACTACGAGTTATTTACCCTACTCGCAGGGCATGCAGCTACCGCAATTTTTTCTGCAAAGCTTTACACAGAATCAAAACGTAAGTTAAACACAATCCAGGGCCTCATTGACCTCGTTACCTCGTAAAGGGTGGATACGCGGTATGGCTGATATTCAGGCGTTAGTGGTTGAAGATTCTCCAACGATGCGGCAGCTAATTGTCTTTGCGCTGCGTCGTTTACCTACACTCAAAGTGACCGAAGCCGATGACGGCATGGATGCACTTAAAAAGCTAAAAGCAAACAAGTTCGACATCCTTATTACTGATATTAATATGCCAATGATGGATGGACTGAAGCTTGTATCTATTGTGCGCTCTGATGATGTTCACAGAGATATTCCGATTATTATTATTACTACAGAGGGCGCAGCCGAAGATCGACAGCGAGCATTAGCCTTAGGTGCTAACGCCTACATCACTAAACCCATTCAAGCGCCGCAAGTAATT
The sequence above is a segment of the Deltaproteobacteria bacterium genome. Coding sequences within it:
- a CDS encoding GTPase; protein product: MSSINFHTKEISVKIVYYGPGLCGKTTSLHTIYNSLPEDRRPQLVSLATEVDRTIFFDFLPVTAYRIRDFIVRLQLYTVPGQVFYNATRKLVLNGVDGILFVLDSQTGMKDSNLESMQNLEDNLAELGLETSRVPMVLQYNKRDLSDIFTIEEMESLYNRNGLPAFSSIATRGDGLLEALKSISQMVVNDLVHKGLGRQLTQPASDTPTSTATSVNTDTTTIGAAPRSVEEAVSRAAVPTEHRSSIGLWPVGDIEPLGAQIEAALRTANWQNVILAIEQLVQLQARKWAASEGLNKEDPFTHFLLMRGIAPARYRALWEASKALRAGQTVGRAEAMSALVLALETLW
- the miaA gene encoding tRNA (adenosine(37)-N6)-dimethylallyltransferase MiaA, producing the protein MKSPYVIAITGPTASGKSAVALSVSQKYCGEIINCDSVQVYRDFNIGCAKPTPDELSLVKHHLLDVVNWNESFDAQHYRNLAIKAIADINARQGLAIICGGTGLYLRALRWGLLAAPPAQEELRASLYQQEEQNPGEIYKRLQSCDPKSAKQIGPKNIVHLLRALEITLLAGEPASQLRAQHGFAREEVPMMVIALTWPLPMLRTRIKDRVEVMLNAGLITEVEGLLNKGVSVNSRPMRSVGYKEVSETLLGLAPLKGLSERIVKATYTYARRQLTWLRKEREVKWIEVQSLDQANSVVMALLSSYKS
- a CDS encoding histidinol-phosphate transaminase, whose translation is MNIKEQSTNTNEVSVALGELRKSIDEIDDRLVELLKQRAALALEIAAAKAQAGKPTYIPERELEVLERVTAGDIGPMPEESLRIIFREIMSASRALQRSVGDKTEVNMLPLVNDAFLTLKPYIPGKPVSETKRELGLTDVIKLASNENPYGPSPKAISAATLALEQVNDYPDGGAFYLRQALAKHWGLDAKNFVVGNGTNEIIEMVVHTFLRHDENLLYTNPSFVIYKLAAQAIGCAVKEVPATADLRHDLKALARAVEKKTKLVFLDNPNNPTGGYNNRAELEAFFNDIPDDVVVVLDEAYFEYATAKDYPSGFDYLNKRQRLLVMRTFSKCYGLAGMRVGYAVGNFELIEYINRGRQPFNVNSVAQAAAIAAIEDHEHVEKSVQQNHQEMVRMLPLLRSMGLKVYDSQANFLLVDFHRDGEQLFTQMLHEGIIVRPMGPYGLPTSLRITIGTRSQNDRMIAVLTRILEK
- the aroA gene encoding 3-phosphoshikimate 1-carboxyvinyltransferase; protein product: MELRIEGGKPLIGNFEVPPDKSITHRALMLASLCEGQSVIEAKGIGEDNQSTKKVLTDLGVAIQEDNGSIIVTSQGAKHFITPNQPLDCGNSGTTMRLLSGILAGAGINAELCGDASLSGRPMGRVCEPLRKLGANIRGTITNGRELPPLRIDATKAFKGGAIEVNVASAQVKSAIILAGVTSGRSVSVRQPAVSRNHTETMLKALGAPIRSYQETLGSVVVELGDGTKLLPTHFKIPGDFSSAAFFLAAGVLVADSRITITNVGMNVTRNAFLDVMLGVGARIDVADLNEHNGESVATLRVQPSFLCTPNSESESYIVGGGKIPLLIDELVILAALASQVRGTTKVQDAHELRVKESDRISETLRLLSSFGVQAIEQPDGFIIKGPQQLKAARVDVSSDHRIALTAAVLALAAPGESILSGFEVAAVSYPGFIDVLQKLGAKVRVA
- the cmk gene encoding (d)CMP kinase; amino-acid sequence: MDESSKSVIIAIDGPAGAGKSTVAKAVATQLGYRLVDTGAIYRAVALSATRQGIAFKDESGLARIVSNLNITFHMTQSVNHVILDGEDISELIRTAEISQGASIVSAHPKVRTGLLELQRRLAGEGGAVLEGRDIGTVVCPNAQVKIFLDASADERARRRQQDLKQAGVTVSKDKVLAEIKERDDRDTKRATAPLIAAKDAIVLDSTKLSIAEVVQQIVLKVKSALP
- a CDS encoding GAF domain-containing protein, whose amino-acid sequence is MEDPKDTARNERPEELLAARREFLQIFKRGAEFTEELLKENERLRFRVAELELRLNPPSRDDDLVRELLEKVQRLESERQEALLRFQEVEAENKDFASRYVEIENENNNLLNIYVASYQLHSTLDFQEVVQIIVEIVLNFVGAEKFCIGLIDEKTNELRSLVAEGIQREQFNALSTSEGIVGKVVTSGEPHFVSDVESDLEKIDIGNPKVCIPLKIKDRVLGVILIYAFLSQKKRLAHVDYELFTLLAGHAATAIFSAKLYTESKRKLNTIQGLIDLVTS
- a CDS encoding response regulator; amino-acid sequence: MADIQALVVEDSPTMRQLIVFALRRLPTLKVTEADDGMDALKKLKANKFDILITDINMPMMDGLKLVSIVRSDDVHRDIPIIIITTEGAAEDRQRALALGANAYITKPIQAPQVINAVKELLKI